taataaaaaatgttaaggGCCCTTAATCAAGTCCCTCCCATAATGATGCCCTTAGAGCATCTGTATTGGAAGGCCCTTAAGGCATCCCTTAGGGGAAGGGGGTGGGAAccgaggaagaaagagaagggaAAAGCCCTTAATTAAGGGCTGTCCCTTACTCTTctatgaccaaaaaaaaaaaaaaaaaaaaagcagaacaagggactttctctccctctctcctcATCCCACCAATACAGATGCTCTTATGGGTCATCGTGAAACACTTAACCATTGCAATAGGCTCAGTTAATCCAGTTGCTTCAGCACATCTACAACTTGAAGCTTACAAGATTGAAATCTAAACattaaaagtaatttaaaaaCTTTGTGTAATGAGTAATGAGCTCAGGTTTAGAAGTGTCATATTGGTCAACAtttatttctgttttatttgaaatatgtacgtattattataaaaaaaaataaccatataCTACATATTTATTTCACATCTCGTCAAAAGTCAATTTTATAACATTTAATAttaccaaataaaaaatttacGTCACTCCAGcgttatcataaattaattaattagaagAACTGAGAGAAGATCAATATTGTTAAATTACACAAGTTGCATTTATACAAAACtggacatttaaaaaaatataaattaatcaaaaacaaaGACATAAGAAGAGAATTAAGCAGCAGCAGTTAATCCAAGAAAATCAGCGGCGGACTTGGCCATGATATGCGCAAATTCATTGAAACTAATCACACCGTCACCGTTAGAATCAGCCTCCGTCATCATTTCCGTCAACTCACGGTAAGTCAACGGATGCCCCATTTTAGCCATTGACCCAGCAAGTTCCGCGGCGGTTATCTGACCGTTACCGTCACGGTCGAACGAGCGGAAAACCTCCATGAGCTGCTCCTGGTTAATGAGCACCTCCTCGTTGAGATCCGGCATAATCGCGACGACGAGCTCGTCGAATTCGACGGAGCCGTTACCGTTACGGTCGATTTGGTTGAGGAGGAGAGAGATCTGATCGCCGCGAGGTTTGATTCCGAGGGAACGGAGGAGAGCGGCGAGCTCGAGGTGTGTGAGGCTTCCGTCTCCGTCCATGTCGAAGCGAGCGAAGATGTCTTTGAGCTGTTTGATCTGATCGGTTGGTTTCGAAGACGCCATTTTGATGGAGAAGGAAGATAACTTTTTGGAGAAGTTTTCAATTTGGGGATGAATAGTTCTTTAAGTGGGTGGATAAAAAGCGCGTTAATGGAGACGAagttgaaataataaaatattattattgctGTTTGTGTTGTGATTGTATTGTATTCCCGCGTcgtaaattaaaatttacatttacatttatttttatttcatttctagatgtgtttgatttttatttttttctttcaattatTGACGGGATATTAAATATGTGGAGACAGATTAAAGCGGATTGACGGTGAGATCATTAATTCGGAAATTGGGTAGGAAGCACATCACACAACTATATTCTTGTTCAATAAttatgcttctttttttttgttatatattaaaatggaTTATTTGGAGGAAAAGGTCCCGGAACTTTGGATGTAATAACACCATAgcctagagttttttttttcataatctgGGAATATCCGAATTTGAATGCCCGACTACTCCTTTAGAGACCGGTCTACCGGTGATAGGCAAACCCGGTTATTCTACGTGGGAATTAGATACTCAAATCGTCTTATCATACTGATGGATAAATCTAAATAGTAAATTTTGAATACATAGCGTATAACACCTTTCCGAGCATGTATTACCATATGACCACAAATGTGTGGTTAACCATAGCCTAGAGGTTTCAGGATTGACTGATCTTTACTGCAAAATAATATTACATGATGATGTTTAGACCAGAATTACAAATTTTGGTCTGGAACTTTTCAATactctttctgtttttttttaatacaagttttaaagtttttatacatattaaaaagacatattaaatttttattattaatccaTTGTTTTTAGTTGAttattttcaacaatttttactAGTAAATTCAACAAACACaactatttttttgaagtttacaatttataatttattactcCATATAATGCATTGAAAATGCAAAAGTACACCATGATGAGGTTTAGTATGCCAATTTAGTATGGCAGTGATCATGTAAGTGAATGCCGATGGATTTTATATGATGATGGAACCCGATTTTCGGACCTAGAAAGTATAGTAAGAGCATGTCCTCCTTACTGCCTTACACTTGAGGTTGGAAGGAAAGGTTGTGGTTCATAGAGTGTTTGCTTAGAAATTAATGGTGTAGAACAGTGATTTTTTAGATGGACTTTGCAACTTGTGCGACTGTTGTGGACGACCAGAAAGAATGGCCGATATTACTGTCTTTGTTGCAAGAGTTCTCTTATCTTAAAGGtctgttttcatttttgttatttcttgGGTAGTCATTGTAATAATTTTCTTATGCGTAAGAGCACACGCCTCTTTGTTTTCACACATTTTTAGTTCTGTCCTGAATTGATTCTTTTGGAAGGAAgccttttcatttcttatatccTAATAAACAAGAAcgttgtaatatatatatatatatatatatgttcagaTGGATATTTACTACAGTTTCTTTGATTTCGTAGTTTTGTATTACACATTGCGTTATTTAAAATCGACTTTTACGATTGTCAATGTGACAAATATCACATACTACTTGTGTTTAGTACATATTTATAATCTAAATCTTTCACTATGTTTGAGAAATGTTAGTTGCTTATTAAACCATGTATGATGCGGATGTTAACAGAAGAAGAACTTGCcaattatatgaatttttttataaaaatttggcTAATATAAAATGGATTTCTAGGAACAAGCAAAACCCCAACCTAGTGGATATTTTTATTTCCACTAATTTCAATATGTGAAGTTGTGAATATATAATCCAATGAGTAGAAATTTTCTTCTATTATCTCATAACGACTTACAAATCTTAAGTCAAAGTTGTCATTAACACAACTTGACATTGACGAAGAATATTGAATTCTCTCTTGTCCCCAGAAGCTCCCAAACAAAAACTCACCATTCTTTGAAAACTCCTCCAAAGATTTTTCAACTTCTTCAATACACCCAAAGCCTTCCATCTCTATACTCATAATCTCTTTTCTCCATTCCGAATCAACCCCGGTTTTTTCTTTACATTCACAACCGAGACccattctttttcttcttcggttTATCCCCCATTTTGTGTAGCACTTTCTCGTGTTCTTGACCAGCTTTTGAGGAAGTCCAAGGAAGATGAAGATCGCGATTTGGAGAACAAGACAGTTGCAACAACACGATACAACGACGCAATCAGCTGCATATGTGTTAAAATCTTCCATGGAATCTTGAATAAGAGAGTCGAATGAGAAATAGAAAGATAATAGaagaaattaaagaacaaactATATCCTAACATATTGTAGTAATTTAGGATATTTGGTTTGAAGGAACTCCTTTGTTCTTTGCTTCTATATGGAAGACATTAAGAAATGGATAATCAAGGAagcaaaaacataataaatgaAGTTATTTGGAGTATTATTTAGGTAATATAATGTGTGAACAGAACTCATGAGATTACGATAATGGTGGTTAATTTTTCTTGAATAACACTCTACCTTTATGTAGCCATTCGTTCAAGATATTCTTTTGGTAGGGTATGGACGAAGAAAATGAGTTTATATCAGATTATAAAGCCTTTTCTGATTTTTGtagctaaaaataaattattatttttaatgtgtaTGCTGTTTACACATTAAATTCGAATAGTTCTAGAATCTGAAATGATCATGTGATTACAAATCTTTCTGGAAAATGGCAATTATcataactaaattataaaataagtttttttttgtaactgaaattataaaataagttcatgtgaacaaaaaaaaagatattagttCAAATTTCTTTGTGAAAAGCTGTCCATTGTGTACACGCGAAGTATCTTGTTAATAAAGATCAAAGCAAAGGTTATGTGATCCGGAACATCAATATAGGGTGAAACATTGATGATACGTTTGGCAAATTGTGCATTGACCTTTTCTAAAAGGACCATGCCTAAGTGATCACCGGATAAAGCTATAGTATGGCCAAGACAATAAACTGAATCATAATTAAACCATGCTTAATTTGAACCATAATCGGTAAGACTATATTTATAGAATTATACAGCGACAGTTAGAGAAATCAAATGACACTTTCATGAATCTTTACATGAATGTTAATATTCGATTTCATATCAACAGTGTAAGTTCTAAACATGTGCTCAGAGTGCATTTGCACTAAGtccttcatttttgtttttgggaaTTTGTTTACAAAATAGGATCCTATTTtgatagaaagtatatatattaaggtTCTATTTCAATTTACAATAGTATAACTACAGTTTGGAAAACTTTTTAATCTCAGGACCAGACCCATAGTTATTTGAGCCGGACCTGAATATCAACAAGTTTTTTCTTTCATATCTACACATTatagagaaaacaaagaaaaaagtttCTCTACATGAAGTGTAAGTGGTCGAATTTCTCTAACTTCAACCATGTTCTGTCATAAAATTGTTTATCGTTCAAATCGGTACAACCGCTTTTATTACACTAATCAAACCCATTAGCAAGTCATGGTTTCACGGCCTCATTTCTATCTGTTACCGCAAACCTCAACAAGCTCATCCAATCACTATAGCTATAGCTATAGCATGATCAGAAACGATATGTCACGGTTCTTTACTATATTTGCCCTTTCATTTTAGTCATTAGTCTTGCCTCAAATTGGccatgtataaaaaaaaaaattcaacttgcATCAAGTTGATTCAAATTTTGTGTTAATGTATCATGTTAAAATCAGGAGAATACTCCACTAAAACAGGTTATGGTTTGGCTATGACGATTGATCTGCCGGAGGAGACTATAAACGAACCGGTGAACTGGCTGACTCACATTTGGAACGTCAAAACGAGCCCAAAGCTGAGAGATTTCCTGTGGAGGGTGGTGAAGAAAGCTATCCCAGTTAGCTCCAACCTGGAAAGAAGGGGCTTTCCGAGCTTCAACTGCAAGAAGTGTGGTATTCATGAGGATGATCTACACGTTCTGTTTAAGTGTCCCCTAGCAAGAGGTCTGGAACCTGGTACCGATCGCTCAAAGACCACTCCCAACTACAACCTCGGTGGCAGAGCTTTTCAAATGTGGAAAGAACTATGTTCCACTACCACCGGTTGGTTTGAGCTCTCCGCTCTGGCCTTGGGTTGTATGGAACTTATGGAAACCCAGGAATAAACTTTTCTTTGAGAATAAAGTGTTCACAGCGCAAGAGATTGTCCTTAAGAGCATCCAAGACGCTAAAGAGTGGAACAATGCTCAGAGTACTAACAAGCACGGTCCCCCGTGTAGTCTCGAGCTCCCAACCACCAACGCTCTAACTACCCTCCTCCAAAGATCCAACCGGGAGTTATGATCTGTAATGTCGATGCGGCTTGGACTGAATCTACAGGAGGGTGTGGCATAGGTGGAGTCTTCTCTGGCGTCAATGCGGGTTCCCTCCCCAACATCTCCGAAGCGCATGGCCATGTTTCGTCAGCCTTAATGGCAGAAGCCATCGCTGTTCATCGTGCCGTTTCCCTGGCTGTCTTTTCAAACGTCCGATCCCTAGCGGTTCTATCCGACTCCTTAACCCTGATCAACTTGTTGAAGAAGGGTGGAAGTCAACCCGAACTGTTTGGTATCATGTTTGATATCTATCATTATCTTGCTTTCTTTGATGTTATTTCTTTCTATTTCATATCTAGAAGCTTTAATGGTGAAGCTGATTCAGTGGCAAAATCAGCCCTTTCCACCTCTGTATTGAACTCTGTTGTGGGAGCTTAGACTCCCTTTGAGATAATGCAATGTttgtttgtccaaaaaaaaaaaaaaaaaaaaaaagcttcgaCCAAATCAGTTAATTATGCCAATGAGTCGATGACTAATGATATTATAGTGGTCCAAAATTTTATGGGCCGACCATATCCAAAAATCTACAGACCAACCGTGCCAGTgccataaattaattaatgcagACCTCCTATAAGTGATTAAGAAATAAAGCAAGTTCAAGCCAGAATCAATCAATATAGCGCCAATTTTTCCTGCATAGGCCCATGCAACAAGCTTAAACCAATCTGCTCAGCCCTACCAATGACAGATGAATCGAGAGACGGATTGAACATAAACAGAAAGCAAAATCAACAGTTCAGGGTTAATCTTCTTTTGattaaagtttacaaaatatatgtttttggagTGCTTGTAGTAGCCAAACATTATCAAAATTTCAAAAGCCGAAACTTATGTAGATGAGATGGGCTTCAAGCCCTCTAAAAGCTTTATCATCACATAAAGAAAAATACATAGAGATGCTCTACCTCTCAATTCACGAAAACAGTGATTAGGAAAATGCTGTTTCTCTGTAGTCTGTAGATATGAATGAGTTTGAATGCATTTTATGAGTTACTTTATCTATATGTGGTTCATTTTGCTAACTTAGAATTTTCTTTCAGATGAGTTTGGATGCAAACTGATTTAACTATTGGGTTGTACCATTTTCTTACAAGAGGTGTTCTACTCGGTTTCCCGCTAACATCAACTTAATGTTGAATTTCTACAACATAAAGTTTCAAGGAAAGctggttaaaacttaaaaccacAAAGAAATTCCAGCAGCATATGACATCAACAGACCAATAAAGACACATAAACTCGGTTATAAGATTACATAATAAGACTTTGGTTAAAACCGGTTAATAGTTGAGTTGTGTTGTTACACTCATAATCTCATGTCTATCCTTTAAACTCACAACACTTGCAGTCCGAtgcatccatatatatatattcaacaaaacaaaatgataaaccattagaaaaaagaaaaaaaaacttttttaactAAGATTGACATCGGATCACACAACACCGTAACTCCACTGCTCCTTACTGGATCCCATAAAAATCATCTCTTCCCTTAATCATCATCATGATGATTCATGAATCcctttgatgatgatgatgtccgAAAATCCACTTCCATCCTTTGAAGCTCCTTCTACTCTTACTCAACTCTCGATCCTTCGTCGTTAACCGGCAAGACCCTCCTCCACCGTGCTCCAAAACGCCGTCGTTCACCACCACTTCTCCTCCTCCTACTCCTCCAGAGGAATCGAACTTGAGATCAATGAAACCAGGCTCTTCTCCTCCGGTAAAGTAACTCTCTTTCATCGACATAACCCTCCTCGTGAAACCCATCGCCGACGAATCGCTTTTCCGATGCTGCTCCTCGTTGACATTGCTCTTCCTCGGCGCCGCTTCGTAGTTGCTCCTCCGCGGATGGTTATTTATACTCTGTTTATGCTCTGTTTCGCTGAAGTTACTCCTCCGTGGATGCTCTGTTTCACTGAAGTTACTCTTCCTCGCCTCGAAACAGCTCCTCCGCGGCGGCTCCGATTCGCTGAAGTTACTCCTCCGCGTCTCCGTCGTCTCGCTGAAATTACTCTTCCTCCCTTCGAAGTTGCTCCTCCGCGTCTCCGTCGTCGTATCGAAGACGCTAGAGCTTCTCGCGGCGGAGAACGAGCTCCTCGCGCCGGAGAAAGACGACACGTCTTCTTCAGACCCGTTTAAGTACACGTTGCCTCCTCGGAAGCTGCAAAGCGATCTCGATCTCGAAACCCTTAGTGTCTTGCCGTCGTTGTTATAATCCAAACGCCAAGTATCGTTGTTGTTGTTATCATCGAAAGGTCTTTCCTTTTTTGGATTAATCTTCCTCAAGAACCTCCCGAGTCTCGAGAATCTATGATGCTTAATCTCAACGCAGCTGCTGCTACTTCTCTTGAACACCACAACCTCCTCTGTTTTTCGACTCTGTTTCGTCGTCTTCCTCTGTTTCGCCGTCTCCTCGTCGATTAAAGAAGAGATCCTGACGTTTCCGGCTTCCACGGCGGCGTGATTAGGAGAGATGTCGGAGCAAGAGCAAGAAGAGAGTCTCTGTTCGCCGCACTGGGAGCATACGAGGTTGACTAAACGGTCGTTGAGACAGTACGGGCAGATTCCGACAGGGGAAGCTGATGGATGTTTCCGACAAGAGAACTCTGACGGTGTGCTGTAGTATAACGACACGTCGtcgtttcttcgctcgtttgcTGTTCTCTTTCCTCTGTCTTTCATCTTGGGCAAGAACGGAGTCTTGAAGTAGAACAGAGATAGAAAGTTTCCAAATTTGGAAATTTTGGGTGCTTTGTTTTTGGGTGGTGAAGATCCAGAGGAGTGAAGATGACGACGATCGGATCTTAAATTAGGAGTttcttttaactttttctttttttatgttttctcgAATTTTGATGGGAGACTGAGAAGATTTGAAAGAGTTGGAATGTGTAGTGAAGCTTAGCTATAGGCTTCGAGAGTGTTTGCTTTAGCTTtacgttttctttttcttttctatttattttttgccCTTTTCAATTGGCCCACcgagttttttttcaaattaaagtTCATTATAAATGACTGGTGGTTATTGTTTATGTCAATTATTTACATGATTATTGACACCATATCCTCAAATTTGGGCAATTTTTTACTGGTTATTTACTTCCTTtagtgtaaaaatataatatgcaTTTATCTGAATTAATCTGGGAATTGCATACAGAGTCGATTCCAAGCATATGATAGTGAAATACTGACCTAtgatctcaatttttttttaaaaaaattacatgtatatatatttcaaaatttgttaaaaGCTATTTTTTGGCCGAAGTGTTTATATCTCCAAAATCTCATGACCGCTCTAATTGCATAGCAGAATTAAATGGAAGTCTAGTGACATTAGTTGGTTATTTAGAATGGGGTTTATGAATTACTAAAAGTAATTGGGGAAATTTACATAGAGGAGGTCACAAgaaacatataattaatcgGTTAATAAAAGttaggaaaagaaaataaaaaaaaaagagagaaagaaagggaATATGATCAATAAAGCGTCTAAGGGTATCTCCAATCCCACTCtatattttactccaaaatttaaaaaatggagtaatgaacaaaaaataaaaggattgctccatttatagagtaatgtttttagtttttgttcatcactccatttcCCACTTCATTTTCTCAAGTTTGGAATAAAATATAGAGTGGGGTTTGAAATGCTCTAACTAgggttgttttgttttctttcgttTTTGTGTTGAATTTGGTAAAGCCGAGGAAGAATTTAAATATCAAACTCAATTTAAGTTGATGTGATAGtattcattttttgtttttttttcctggtATCTTTTTATCTTATCGAATTCATTAATTTTGTAGCTACGATATTGATAAATAGGAGAAAACAAAAGTTAGAGCACTTTTATCCCTGAAACGTGGTTgggtttctaatttttaatttttattttattttttctgatttataaaaaaaaaaaattaaaaacagaaccaatatacgtttcttcttctgcaaCAATTGAAGATGGTTTTGGCAAAAATCGTGAGCCCAGCCCCCCTCCCCCCCAACATAAGAGACGCTCAGTATACTGCGATGGAAATGCTCTTACAACATTATTCTAGCTGTATCTTTCCGCTAAGGCTTGATCGTTGTCTTCAGAATCCTTAGGGTATTGCAATGAATCCAACTCTATTCTACTAGTCCGTTATGAGTAGCACTCGATTCCAAGAGAGTAAttcacaattttatagaggaaCCAAGCCTACGTAGTACGTACACCAATAAACCAATCACTATTTGGTTACTTGGAACTATTTGATTATGACAAGATGAAATTTTGTCGATTTTGGTCGTTTTATATGGATCATTCTAACTAAGAGTAACTCCATCCATGGTATGAGAATGAAGTTTTCAAAAAGTGATTATATGCTAATTAATGTTCAAATGATGGAAGAAGTTCCCAAAAACTTTAGATACCTATTCAATAGTTTTCATGGGAATCTAAGGTTTTGAGAATTCTTTTGATCGATTTAACATTAGTTAGCATCTAATTACTTTTTGAGAATTCCATCCTCATACTATGGCTGAGGGTGTTCTAATATGCACGCCAATGTCTTAAACCGTCCAAACGTGTATGTGTAAAAGCAAAAAAACATTATTGAACAAATAAGCGGACAATTACAAAAGAGataagagaaaaatatagaaaaggCCAAAAAAGATGGAGTGGTGCTAAAAATAAGAGAATTAAGATAAACATTGAGTACAAGAGGGAATGTATACATGGAGATGAATGAAGTCCGTATTAGGTCTCTTGTCAATTTCTTAATTAAGTCTTTGGGTTCTTCTTGGTTACTGTATATTGAGGAATCTAATTAAAAGTCAATTTGATGTAAACATGGTACAAACGAGTGGCAAAAGTAGATAATAGGTGTCGATCAGTGTAGCGAAACATTTAGATTATAATTCACTAACCAATGTTAAGTtagaattgaaaaatataatagagAGATGTCAtctaatcaaaataattttttttatcaaaagtctTTTAGTAATAGACGTGAACGGACTAGTTTCGTCGAAtctaatttgtatatatatataataatgattaAATTGTGCATGCTTTGTCCTTTTCACTTGACATTTAAATGTTCATTATCTAACATGTTCTTGCCAACATTATCTATACTTTTTTTATGATAGTGAGTATGGATCCAACGTGAATAAGAACATTCTTGGTAAGTCTGAATAAAATATAAGCgtaaatatataaacactatGGTTAGATAAAACTTAAAACTCATTCCTGGGTGATGCGGTAGAATAAAGATTAGAGAAATA
This genomic interval from Brassica napus cultivar Da-Ae chromosome A6, Da-Ae, whole genome shotgun sequence contains the following:
- the LOC106352443 gene encoding uncharacterized protein LOC106352443, translating into MEDFNTYAADCVVVSCCCNCLVLQIAIFIFLGLPQKLVKNTRKCYTKWGINRRRKRMGLGCECKEKTGVDSEWRKEIMSIEMEGFGCIEEVEKSLEEFSKNGEFLFGSFWGQERIQYSSSMSSCVNDNFDLRFVSRYEIIEENFYSLDYIFTTSHIEISGNKNIH
- the LOC106352444 gene encoding probable calcium-binding protein CML16, whose protein sequence is MASSKPTDQIKQLKDIFARFDMDGDGSLTHLELAALLRSLGIKPRGDQISLLLNQIDRNGNGSVEFDELVVAIMPDLNEEVLINQEQLMEVFRSFDRDGNGQITAAELAGSMAKMGHPLTYRELTEMMTEADSNGDGVISFNEFAHIMAKSAADFLGLTAAA
- the LOC106349394 gene encoding uncharacterized protein LOC106349394, which translates into the protein MKDRGKRTANERRNDDVSLYYSTPSEFSCRKHPSASPVGICPYCLNDRLVNLVCSQCGEQRLSSCSCSDISPNHAAVEAGNVRISSLIDEETAKQRKTTKQSRKTEEVVVFKRSSSSCVEIKHHRFSRLGRFLRKINPKKERPFDDNNNNDTWRLDYNNDGKTLRVSRSRSLCSFRGGNVYLNGSEEDVSSFSGARSSFSAARSSSVFDTTTETRRSNFEGRKSNFSETTETRRSNFSESEPPRRSCFEARKSNFSETEHPRRSNFSETEHKQSINNHPRRSNYEAAPRKSNVNEEQHRKSDSSAMGFTRRVMSMKESYFTGGEEPGFIDLKFDSSGGVGGGEVVVNDGVLEHGGGGSCRLTTKDRELSKSRRSFKGWKWIFGHHHHQRDS